One genomic region from Flagellimonas oceani encodes:
- a CDS encoding FeoA family protein, protein MVATVADLKYGQKGIIKDFTEHTLPVKLMEMGCLPGNSVELLRIAPLNDPLYINLSGSHLAIRRSLAQLIELDIIEETQAK, encoded by the coding sequence ATCGTGGCCACCGTTGCAGACCTAAAGTATGGACAAAAGGGTATTATAAAGGATTTTACCGAGCACACCCTACCCGTAAAACTAATGGAAATGGGATGCCTTCCCGGGAACAGTGTAGAACTTTTGCGGATAGCTCCTTTGAACGACCCCCTATACATCAACCTCAGTGGAAGCCACTTGGCCATAAGAAGATCCCTGGCACAGCTTATTGAGTTGGATATTATTGAAGAAACGCAGGCTAAATGA
- a CDS encoding SCO family protein — translation MGSFFAKYKLFGIVMLGLSAVIVYLFYNALQPEKILPVYQPSMVDKSLVDSTLHYTKKYHKVADFSLVNQNGDTITQENYKDKIYVADFFFTTCLTICPIMTKNMGEVQEAIKNDPTIMLLSHSVTPQIDTVAQLKRYALEKGVIDSKWNLVTGDKKQIYDLARKSYLAVKNDGDGGAFDMIHTENFILVDKEKRIRGFYDGTDRDEINRLLEDIKVLKASYLE, via the coding sequence ATGGGTTCATTTTTTGCCAAATACAAACTGTTCGGAATCGTAATGTTGGGGCTATCGGCAGTGATCGTCTACCTATTTTACAATGCCTTGCAGCCCGAAAAAATACTCCCGGTATACCAACCCTCCATGGTGGACAAATCGTTGGTGGACAGTACACTGCACTACACAAAAAAATACCACAAAGTGGCCGATTTTTCCCTAGTGAATCAAAATGGCGATACCATAACCCAGGAAAATTACAAGGATAAAATTTACGTAGCGGATTTCTTTTTTACCACCTGCCTTACCATTTGCCCGATCATGACCAAAAATATGGGCGAAGTACAGGAAGCCATTAAAAACGACCCCACTATTATGCTTCTGTCCCATTCGGTTACGCCACAGATAGATACGGTTGCCCAATTAAAACGCTACGCTCTCGAAAAAGGAGTTATCGATAGTAAATGGAACTTGGTCACCGGAGATAAAAAACAGATATATGATTTGGCGAGAAAATCCTATCTGGCCGTTAAGAACGATGGTGACGGAGGGGCGTTCGATATGATCCATACCGAAAACTTTATTTTGGTGGATAAGGAAAAACGTATCCGCGGTTTTTATGATGGTACCGATCGTGATGAAATAAACAGACTCCTTGAAGACATCAAAGTGCTTAAAGCAAGTTACCTAGAATAA
- the rseP gene encoding RIP metalloprotease RseP: protein MTPIVIKTIQFFLSLSLLIVLHELGHFIPAKLFKTRVEKFYLFFDVKFSLFKKKIGETVYGIGWLPLGGYVKISGMIDESMDKEQMQQEPKPWEFRSKPAWQRLIIMLGGVTVNFILAVVIFIGLVFTYGEQYIANDSLKDGIWVTDKALGDELGIQTGDRILTIDGEEVDALSQIMPGLLLGNQFTVERNGQVLEKQVPIDVIETLSDNKDKSRALISFRWPFVINDIPKNSPNIDSGLQKGDAVVQLAGTSVEYKDQVTPILEANKGKEVPIKVMRNGNPIDFTVSITDKGTLGVVLGMTPEEYKEKGYLEQRTLTYSFWESIPAGWNKGVKTLSDYIKGMKKIFNPDTGAYKEVGGFAAIGGMFPDTWNWPAFWATTAFISIILAFMNILPIPALDGGHVMFLLYEMVTGRKPSDKFLEYAQMIGFFILIALLLFANGNDLYKWLFK, encoded by the coding sequence ATGACCCCTATAGTAATAAAGACCATACAATTCTTTTTGAGCTTATCGCTTTTGATTGTGCTCCACGAGCTGGGACACTTTATCCCTGCAAAGCTTTTTAAGACCAGGGTGGAGAAGTTTTACCTCTTTTTTGATGTAAAGTTTTCACTCTTTAAAAAGAAAATAGGGGAAACCGTTTACGGTATTGGTTGGTTGCCCTTGGGCGGATATGTGAAGATCTCCGGGATGATCGATGAGAGCATGGACAAGGAGCAGATGCAGCAGGAGCCAAAGCCTTGGGAGTTCCGTAGCAAACCGGCCTGGCAGCGTTTGATCATTATGCTCGGCGGGGTAACGGTAAACTTTATTTTGGCCGTTGTCATTTTTATTGGACTGGTTTTTACCTATGGTGAGCAGTATATCGCCAACGATAGCCTAAAGGATGGTATCTGGGTAACGGACAAGGCTTTAGGTGACGAACTGGGGATTCAAACGGGTGATAGGATTTTAACCATTGATGGGGAAGAAGTAGATGCTTTGTCGCAAATAATGCCCGGACTTTTATTGGGCAACCAATTTACAGTTGAAAGGAACGGACAGGTGCTTGAAAAACAAGTGCCAATAGACGTAATCGAGACATTGTCTGATAATAAGGATAAATCAAGGGCCTTGATTTCTTTTCGATGGCCATTCGTAATCAACGATATTCCCAAAAACTCCCCAAATATTGACAGTGGACTGCAAAAAGGGGATGCAGTGGTGCAATTAGCTGGAACATCTGTGGAGTATAAGGATCAAGTTACCCCTATTTTGGAGGCAAACAAGGGAAAAGAAGTGCCTATTAAGGTTATGAGAAACGGCAACCCGATAGACTTTACCGTTTCCATTACGGATAAGGGTACCTTGGGCGTGGTTTTGGGAATGACCCCGGAGGAATATAAAGAGAAAGGATATCTGGAGCAACGTACATTGACCTATTCTTTTTGGGAATCCATTCCTGCTGGATGGAACAAGGGTGTAAAAACACTTTCTGACTACATCAAGGGCATGAAGAAAATATTTAACCCCGATACAGGCGCGTATAAAGAAGTAGGTGGGTTTGCCGCTATTGGAGGTATGTTCCCCGATACCTGGAACTGGCCGGCATTTTGGGCAACAACGGCATTTATATCCATAATCTTGGCCTTTATGAACATTCTGCCCATCCCAGCGTTGGACGGTGGACACGTGATGTTCTTACTATATGAAATGGTAACGGGCCGTAAGCCCAGCGATAAATTTTTGGAGTATGCCCAAATGATAGGGTTCTTTATTTTGATCGCTTTGTTGCTGTTTGCCAATGGCAACGATTTGTACAAGTGGCTTTTTAAATAG
- a CDS encoding SH3 domain-containing protein produces the protein MRIVIFTFFLLPIIGLSQNQKIEQLQKAKKAVLNNVQYWSDSLKVIQREIDKETAKYISPEDAIFCATSGAELRSKADRGSELISKLPIGTTLYVQEKNNNYYRVITEYGEGFVFQYYASKLNCPQSNNQKVAAKASLSSSPLAKSKSTNYTRKYSSSRRYIRGPRGGCYYINSNGNKTYVARSLCN, from the coding sequence ATGAGGATAGTAATTTTTACATTTTTTCTGCTCCCAATAATTGGATTATCACAGAATCAAAAGATAGAACAATTACAAAAGGCTAAAAAGGCAGTTTTAAATAATGTGCAATATTGGAGTGATTCTTTAAAGGTTATTCAAAGGGAAATAGACAAGGAAACTGCAAAATACATTTCTCCTGAAGATGCTATATTTTGTGCTACATCTGGAGCGGAATTGAGGTCAAAAGCAGATAGAGGGTCAGAACTAATTTCAAAATTGCCAATTGGGACTACCCTTTATGTTCAGGAAAAGAACAATAACTATTACCGTGTCATTACAGAGTATGGCGAAGGGTTTGTTTTTCAATATTATGCTTCGAAATTAAATTGCCCTCAATCGAACAACCAAAAGGTTGCTGCCAAGGCATCACTTAGTAGTTCGCCATTAGCAAAGTCAAAATCTACCAACTATACAAGAAAGTATAGTAGTTCAAGGAGATACATAAGAGGCCCTAGAGGAGGATGTTATTATATCAATAGTAATGGCAATAAAACCTATGTTGCCCGAAGTCTATGTAATTAA
- a CDS encoding helix-turn-helix domain-containing protein: MADKRSIETFQDVATYLKEWRKGNNISQEEFSRFAKVQRTWYSKIERGQAENITLNSLLKLLNEMGCELVIKDTHA; encoded by the coding sequence ATGGCAGATAAGAGGAGTATAGAAACCTTTCAAGATGTGGCCACCTATTTAAAGGAATGGAGAAAGGGCAATAACATCAGTCAAGAGGAATTCTCAAGGTTTGCAAAGGTCCAAAGAACTTGGTATAGTAAGATTGAGAGGGGCCAGGCCGAAAACATAACACTTAATTCCCTTTTGAAATTACTTAATGAAATGGGATGTGAATTGGTGATTAAAGACACACACGCTTAA